The genomic interval CCAGGTCGCGGTCGAACCCGACGGGACGCTGTGGGCCGTCTTCGCCGACGCGACCAGCGGGAACGGTAGCTACCGCTTCCGTTTCCTGCGGCCCGCGGCGCCCGCCGCCGACGGCCGCGTGGAGGTCGACCTCAACCGCGCGCTGCTGCCGCCGTGCGCCTTCGCCGATCACTTCATCTGCCCGTTCCCGCCCCCGGGCAACACGCTCTCCGCGGCGGTCCCGGCGGGGGAGCGGAACCGGATCGACGCCTGACCCGCGAGCGGTCCCTCCGGCCCCGGCAGCCCCACGGCTCCCGGGGCCGGAGGCGTGTGTGACCCGCGTGGCCGAAAGACATTCTTGCGCCCCCTGTCCGGACCCCTCGATACTCCGGTCAGCGATTGTCAGGGGCACGGCAACTCCGGAATCCGGACAGGCCCCCGACTGCGCCTCACGGGCCCGCCACCCCACAGGAGGGCCCCCGATTCCCCTCGGAGGAACCCGAAGTGAGGATCAAGCGCACCAACAACCGCTCGAACGCGGCCAGACGCGTCCGTACCACGGCCGTACTCGCGGGGCTCGCCGCCGTCGCGGCGATGGCCATTCCCACCGCGAACGCCGAAACCCCCCGGACGTTCAGTGCCAACCAGCTGACCGCGGCGAGCGACGCCGTGCTCGGCGCCGACATCGCGGGCACCGCCTGGAACATCGACCCGCAGTCCAAGCGCCTCGTCGTCACCGTCGACAGCACGGTCTCGAAGGCGGAGATCAACCAGATCAAGAAGTCGGCGGGCGCCAACGCCGACGCGCTGCGCATCGAGCGCACGCCGGGCAAGTTCACCAAGCTGATCTCCGGCGGCGACGCGATCTACTCCAGCACCGGACGCTGCTCGCTCGGCTTCAACGTCCGCAGCGGCAGCACCTACTACTTCCTGACCGCCGGCCACTGCACGGACGGCGCGACCACCTGGTGGGCGAACTCGGCCCGCACCACCGTGCTCGGCACGACCGCCGGGTCGAGCTTCCCGAACAACGACTACGGCATCGTGCGCTACACCAACACCACCATCCCCAAGGACGGCACGGTCGGCGGCCAGGACATCACCAGCGCCGCCAACGCCACCAACGGCATGGCCGTCACCCGCCGCGGCTCCACCACCGGCACCCACAGCGGTTCGGTCACCGGACTCAACGCCACCGTCAACTACGGGGGCGGCGACGTCGTCTACGGCATGATCCGCACCAACGTGTGCGCCGAGCCCGGCGACTCCGGCGGCCCGCTCTACTCCGGCACCCGGGCGATCGGTCTCACCTCCGGCGGCAGCGGCAACTGCTCCTCCGGCGGAACGACCTTCTTCCAGCCGGTCACCGAGGCGCTGAGCGCGTACGGCGTCAGCGTGTACTGACCGGTCCCACCCAGGCCGGGTACGGAGCAGTCCGTACAAACGTGCCCCCGTCCGGAATTCCGGACGGGGGCTCCCGCTCGCCGGGGAGCTCTTGAGAGGATGTCGCCACGACGGGTCGCCGCTACGGGGCGACGGGGGGCGGGGCGACGGGGCGGGCGCGCCCCCGGCCGCGCTCCGCTGGCATCAGGGGGTAGCAGGTCCGTGAATCGCATCGGAGTGACCGGTCACCGCTCCATCCCCGCCGAGGCCCAGGCCCATGTGCTCGCGGGTCTGCGGTCCGCGCTGTGCGGCCTCGACGGCGCGACGCACGCGCTCTCCAGCCTGGCGGTCGGCGCCGACCAGCTCTTCGCCGACCTCGCCCTCGCCTGCGGCGCCGAACTGACCGCCGTGATCCCCAGCGGCGACTACGAGGCCTGCTTCGAGAACGCCGTCGACCTCGCCCGCTACCGGATGCTCAAGGCGCGCGCGGCGCGGGAGGTCCGGCTCGACTTCCCGCACTCCACCGACGAGGCGTACTACGCGGCGGGCGCCTACATCGCCGACCACTGCGACCGGCTGCTCGCCGTCTGGGACGGTCTCCCGGCCCGCGGCCTCGGCGGCACGGGCGACATCGTGACGTACGCCCGCACCCTGGGCCGCCCGGTCACCGTGATCTGGCGCGACGGAGTACTGCGCGGCTGACCGGCGGGCGCCCGCCGAACAGGCCGTACGGAGAGGGACGCTCCCGACCCCGTACGGCGGCCTCACCGGCTCACACGCGATGTCTGACCAGCCAGTCGGTGTGCTCGGGCGACACGATCCGCTCGGTCTCGAACACCGCCGCCGGCCAGTGCCGCTCGGTGAGGGTGGTCTCCATGGCGGCCTGCATCGACTCCAGGTCCTTCTCCACCAGCGAGTGCGCCGAGATCAGCGGATGGTGCCGGCGCATCTCGTTCCAGGCGAGACAGGCCGCCGCCGCCGCGGAGAACGCCCCGGTCAGGCCGAACGAGCGCCCCACCCCGAAGGTCTGGAACACGCTCAGCGCCAACGCCGGCAGCGTCAGCGCGACAATGGCGCCCGACCACAGGATCGCCCCGCGCCGGGAGGCCTGCTGACGTCTGCGGTACCAGCGCCGCTGTTCGATGAGCCGGTCCCGTACATACGTTTCCTTGCGGACCGTGTAGGCCTTGTTCCGTAACGCGCGCATGGATTCCGTGATGAGGCCGCCGGAATCCGGCAGTTCCTCGCGCGGGTCGGCCCAGCCCACTTTTCGCAGCTCCTGGAGGCCGTCCTCCAGGCGATTGGCGAACAGCGCCTCCGGGTGCTCGGACGCGCTGTCGAACGGCGCGCCGTGGACCGCGTAGCGCCAGCAGTTGGACTTGATGAACTCGGCCGCCGAGCGGTTCAGTTGCCAGTGCGACTTTGCTTTGCGGTGAGAGGCGAGGAAGGTCGCGAAGAGCACGCCCAGATAGGCCAGCACCGCGGCGCCGTACAGGGCACGGGCCGCCGGGCCGTCCTCGGTGTGCCAGGGGAGCGCCGCGGGCACCGTGCCCGCCACGAGCAGCGCGAGCTGCGCCCGGGTGGTGTTCACGGCCTCACGCTGGCGGGCCACGGCGACCGCGTCCGTGTGGTGGAACAGCGCCGGCAGGTCGTCGTTCCTGAAGACCATGGACCTCAGCGGCTCGGGCAACGCCGTCATGGACGCCTCCGTCTGCAGTTGTCGTATGACCCGGCCGGCCGTGGTGCCTGCCCCGCCCGGGCCACGAGAGTAGGGGGGAGCACCCGACGCGGCAAGAGCGTCCCGGCACCTCGGACGGTCACCACGACAGGGTTCGGCCACGTGCGGGCGGGTGTCCTTCCTCACATCGCGGGGCTGTGGCAAGGTGGTGCAACTGGGTTGAGCGAACAGTGAGTTGCGGCCCCCGTGCGGTGGGCGCGACCACCTCCGTGCGGGGAGGGGCCATCGAGGGTGACCGGGATGGTGGGCGTCTGCTCGCAGCGGCGAGCCGAGCGGGTCGACGCACCGCGCGCCCGGGCCCGGGCCGCGGGTGCCGCGGGCGACGGCCACGAACCCGCCCCGGACCGCGTGCGCATGGCCCGGGACGGAACACGATCTCCCTGGCGAGAGGCTGGTGAACGGGTGAACCGCCGTCCCGCCGGAGCCTCCCGCCGCCCGCCGTCCGGGACCCGCGCGGTGCGCGCGCCCGGCACCTGTGCCGGCGGTCTCGCCGGTGGCGGGAAGCCTCTCACCTGCGCGGGCCGGCGGCAGCGAGGCCGGCCCCCGGGGCCGCCGGTTCCGCCGCTCGTCCCCCGCTCACCCGAGCGGCCGAGCGGAAGGTGCGTTTCGAGTTTCGAATCCAGGTGTGAAGGCCGCTCCGCCGGCATGTGGAAGAGCCTCCGCGGTAGTAAAGTGCGCGTGCCGGGACGTGTGATGACATGCAATCCGGCAGCGTTTCAATGTCCGGAAACAGACCCCTTCAGGATCCCCCTAGGACGGCCGTGAAGACCTACGGAACCACCCCCGCCTTCGCCTCCGCGAAGACCCGCGCGACCCTCTCGGCGACCGACGTCCACAGCGCCGAGGCCGCCAGGAAGATCAACCGCGTATGCGGTGCGACAACGGCCAGGTCCACCCGCATCTCCACGTTCAATTCGGCTCTCTGAGTCGATGTCAGAAGCGGCTAGAATGGCGGGATGACAGGACCCCTGGTCCCCTTCCGTGAATTCGTGCTGAAAGTGCACAGCAGGTGCGATCTGGCCTGTGATCATTGTTATGTCTACGAACATGCCGACCAGAGCTGGCTGACACGCCCCAAGACCATCTCTGACGAGGCGATTTCCTGGACTGCCCGGCGCCTGGCCGAGCATGCGACGACTCATGCGCTTCCCTCCGTAACAGTGATCCTGCACGGTGGGGAACCGCTCCTGGCGGGGCCCGCGCGACTGCGACGGGTCTGCGAGGAGCTCGGCTCGGCTCTGAACGGCATCGCTGAGCTGGACCTCAGGATCCACACCAACGGCGTCCAGCTCAGCCCCCGTTACCTCGACCTCTTCGACGAGTTCCACGTCCGGGTCGGGATCTCGCTCGACGGCGACCGCGCGGCCAACGACCGCCACCGCCGATTCGCCGACGGACGCAGCAGCCACCCGATGGTGCTGCGCGCCGTCGAACTGCTCCGCGAGGAGCGCTACCGCCACCTGGACCTCGGCCTGCTGTGCACGGTCGACATCCACAACGACCCGGTGGCCGTGCAGGACGCTCTCGCCGGACTCGAACCCCCACTCGTCGACTTCCTGCTGCCGCACGCCACCTGGGACGACCCGCCCCCGCGGCCGGACGGATCGCCCACCGCGTACGCCGACTGGCTCCTGACGGCCTTCGACCGCTGGACGGAGCAGGGCCGCCCCATGCCCGTCCGCTTGTTCGCCTCGGTGCTCTCCAGCCTGAACGGCGGCCCCAGCCTCACCGAGTCCCTCGGCCTGGCCCCCACCGACCTCGTCGTCATCGAGACCGACGGGCAGCTGGAACAGGTCGACTCGCTCAAGAGCGCCTACGAGGGTGCCGCCGCCACCGGGTTCGACGTCTTCCGCAACACCTTCGACGAGGTCGCGGCCCACCCCGGCGTCCGGGCGCGGCAGCTCGGTCTGGCCGGGGTCAGCGAGACCTGTCGCCGCTGCCCCGTCGTGCGCTCGTGCGGCGGCGGGCTCTACACCCACCGGTACCGCTCCGGCAGCGGCCCCGAAGGTCTCGACAGCGGCTTCGACAACCCGTCGGTCTACTGCGCCGACCTGGCCGCCCTGATCCGGGGCATCGAGGAGCGTACGGCCGCGGCCACCGAGTCGCCCGCCGTCCGGGCGCCGGACGAACTGCTCGCCGCCCATCAGGACCTGACCCGGACCCTGCTCGCGGCTCTCCACGACACCCTCGACGGGCAGGGCGGGGCCCTCTGGGACGAGGCCTGGCGGCTCGCGGCGACGCTGGAGGCGGACGCCCCGGGCGCCGAGGCGCTCGACACGGTGCTCGCCCACCCCTACACCCGCACCTGGCTGGTCGACGCCCTGGCGGACGTGGAGGCGGGACGCGGCCTGGCGGAACCCGCCGCCGAACGGCTCGGCGCCACCGTGGCCGCCGCCGCCGTCCGCGCCGGACGCGACCTGGCCGTGCCGGTGGCGTACCGGGACGGAGGCCTGTACCTGCCCACCCTCGGCACCGTGGTCCTCGGCGGCCCGGGGGAGCGGGGAACGGCCGTGGTGCGCGCCACGGGGGACGGATTCCTCGTCCGCCGGCCGCGGGACACGCCCGGCACGGAGCTGCGCATCGCCCCCGATGAGCCCGAGGGCCCGCACTGGCTGCCCGTACACGTCCTGCGCCGGGCACCCGCCCCCGTACTCCTGCTGGACGACCTCGACCCCCTCCGCGACTGCTTCGACGCCCCCGCGACCGACCGCCTGGAAGCGGAGGAGGCCGACGCCTGGGCGCACCGGGTCGGCGAAGCCTGGTCGCTGCTGGCCGACGCCGTACCCGGCCAGGCGGCCGAGGCGGCCCTGACGTTGACCACGCTGACCCCGCTGTCCACCGGGGACGCCGAGCCGGGGCGCCACGGGCCCGGCGCGCTCGGCGTCGGGCCGTCGGTGGAGCCGAACGAACTGGCACTCGGCCTGCTGAGCGGATTCCGCCGGGCGAAACTGCGGGCGCTCGGTGAAGTGACGGATCTTTACGCCTTGGACGGTACCTGGGAACATCGGACGCCCTGGGGGAACGAACACGTGACGTTCTCCCGACTGCTGGCCGAGACATTCGAACGGGCGGGGCTCGGGCTTTACGACCCGCGCTTCCTCACGGGTGTTCCGGAAGCTCTCGACAAGATCGAAAACGCGGCGGAGGTGACGGTCGACGGAAAACAGCTGATCTCCGCTGTCCGCAAGGAGATCAGCGGAACACGGAGTGCGACCGAGAAGAATCGCGGCAGGAGCTTCCCGCCGTCCGGTCATGCGGCGAACGTCCGGGGATCTGACCAGAAAGTGACGTTCGAATGACCGAACGGCAGGGGGGTGGAAAGCGGTCCGCTCCGGAATGATGAGTTCGCTTCCACTCCCTTCCTCCTTCCGGGATGCGAGTGCTCACACAGGACGGGGGTCGTGTGCACGCATCGACGCAACAGCGAGCGGTGGGCCATCGGCCGTATTTCTTTCTGAGTTACGCCCACACGCCGGGGTACGGCGGCGGCACGGACCCCGATATGTGGGTCGAACGGCTTTTCCAGGACCTCTGCGGCCACGTGATGGCCATGACCGACTTACCCGCGGGCGCGCCGGCGGGCTTCATGGACCGGGAGATACGTTCCGGAGAGGGCTGGTCGGAACGGCTCGGCGATGTCCTCGCCACCTGCCGGGTCTTCGTCCCGCTGTTCTCGCCGCGCTACTTCGCCAGCGAGATGTGCGGCAAGGAGTGGTACGCCTTCGAACAGCGCGCCATCCACCACCGCGCCCGCTCCAACCAGCCCGCCGAGGCCATCGTCCCGGCACTCTGGGTACCGGTGCCGCCGAGCCAACTGCCCGGCTCCGCGGAGCGGTTGCAGTTCAACCACCGTGATTTCGGGGAACGGTACGTCAGCGACGGCCTGTACGGCCTGATCAAGCTCAGACTCTTCGCCGAGGAGTACGAACGGGCCGTCTACGAACTGGCCAAACGCATCGTGAGCGTCGCCGACTCGGTCCGCATCGACACCGGCCGGCCCGTCGACTACCGCCTCGCGCCCAGCGCCTTCGGCTCCCCCAGCAGCGGAGTCGGCGCCCCCCGGCCGATGCAGATCACCATCGCGGCGCCGACGCGCCACGATCTGCCCGAGGGCCGCAACAGCGACCACTACGGCGACCACCCCCAGGACTGGAACCCCTACTACCCGGCCGCCGCGCGCCCGCTGGCCTATGTGGCGGAGGAACTGGTCCGCTCCCTCAACTACCAGGCCGTCATCACCTCGTTCGACGAGGACCGGCACGACGGCAAGACCCCGCCCACCACCCCGGAGATCCTGCTCGTCGACCGCTGGGCCCTCCGGGACGAGGACCACCGCCGCAGGCTCGCCGCCTTCGACGCGGAGAACCGGCCCTGGGTGACCATGGTCGTGCCGTGGAGCCGCGACGACCACCAGAGCAGAGCGGCGGAGAGCGAGCTCACCCAGACGCTCGAAGCGACCATGCCGATCAAGATGGGCCAGGGCCGGGCCCTGTGCCGGGCCGCCGCGAAGGGAGTGCCCACCATGGAGGCGTTCGGTCAACTCCTGCCCCAGGTGGTCGAGGTGGCCGCCCAGCAGTACCTCAAGCACGCCAAGGCCTACCCTCCCGGATCCGGCGGCGGCTCCGGTGAGCGGACCCGGCTCACCGGCCCCATGGGCAGCACGAGTTACATCCCCGACCCGCACGACCCTGCGACGGAAGCGGAGGACCTATGAGTGCCGGTCGTGACGGGCGCATCGTCACCTTCTACTCGTACAAGGGCGGTACCGGGCGCACCATGGCGCTCGCCAACACCGCCTGGATCCTCGCGGCCAACGGCAAGCGGGTGCTGGCCGTCGACTGGGACCTGGAGGCCCCCGGGCTGCACCGGTTCTTCCACCCCTTCCTCGACCCGGCCACCCTCGGCGCCACCACCGGCGTGATCGACCTGATCACCGAGTACGCCTGGGCCGCGACCAGCCCCGCCCAGCGCCCCGAGGACTGGCACCGCGACTACGCCCGCATCCAGCCGCACGCCGTGTCGCTGACCCCGGAGTCGCTCGGCTGGGAGTTCCCGCAGGGCGGGACGCTCGACTTCGTCTCCGCCGGACGGCAGAACCGCGAATACTCCGCGACCGTCTCCACCTTCGACTGGGACAACTTCTACGACCGGTTCGGCGGCGGCCACTTCTTCGACGCGCTGCGCGACGACATGAAGGCCAACTACGACTACGTCCTCATCGACAGCCGGACCGGCCTCAGCGACATCGCCGACATCTGCACCGTCCACCTCCCGGACGTGCTCGTCGACTGCTTCACCCTCAGCGACCAGTCCATCGACGGCGCGGCCTCCGTCGCCCGCCAGATCGCCGAGCGCAACACCGGCCGCCCCATCGCCCTCTACCCCGTCCCGATGCGCATCGACGAGGGTGAGAAGGAGAAGGCGGACGCCGGGCGGGCGCTGGCCCGGCTCAAGTTCGACCGGCTCCCGCGCGACCTGTCCGGCGACGAACTCACCGCCTACTGGGGCGCGGTGGAGATTCCCTACCGGCCCTACTACGCCTACGAGGAGACGCTCGCCACCTTCGGGGACGAGGCCGGGCTCTCCAACTCGCTGCTCTCCGCCTTCGAACGGCTCGTCGCGGTCATCACCGACCGGGAGATCACCTCGATGCCCCCGATCGGCGAGGAGGTCCGCCTGCGGATCCGCGACGCCTTCACCCGGCGCAGGCCCGCCCTGCCCGCCGATCTCTTCCTCAGCTATGTGGCGGAGAACCGGATGTGGGCCGACTGGCTCGAATCGATCCTCACCCGGGCCGGCTTCCGGGTGGTCCCGCGTGACGTCTCCGCCGAACGCTCCCCCGACGAGCCAGCCGACACCACCGCGGAGAGCGCCGCCCGCACCGTCGTGCTGCTCTCCAGCGCCTACCTGAAGTCCCAGCGCGCGGTCGAGCTGTGGGAGCGGACCGCCGCGGAGGCCGTCGGCAGCGGCCGCCGCCGACTGGTCCCCCTGCGGGTCGGGGACGTACGCCTGAGCGCCCCCTACATCGACCGCAACCCCGTCGACCTCTTCCGGCTGGACGAGGTGCACGCCACCACCGCCGTGATGCGGGCCCTGGATCGCCCGGTGCAGGTGGCGGACGGGGTCTCGCCCGGGCCCCGCTTCCCCGGCACCGTGCCGAGGATCTGGAACGCGCCGCCCCGCAACCCCGGCTTCACCGGCCGCTCGCTCGTCCTGGAGCGGATGCGCGACCAGCTCGGCGGCGGCCTGGCCGTCGTCCTGCCGCAGCCGCAGACCCTGTACGGACTCGGCGGCGTCGGCAAGACCCAGGTGGCCCTGGAATACGTGCACCGCTTCATGGCCGACTACGACCTGGTGTGGTGGATATCGTCCGAGCAGACCGACGACGTGGTCGCCTCGCTCGCCGAGCTCGCCGTCCGGCTCGGCGCCCAGGGCGGCGACGACATGGCCGCCGCCTCCCAGGAGGCCGTCGACCTGCTGCGGCGCGGCGTGCCCTCGGACCGCTGGCTGCTGGTCTTCGACAACGCGGACGACCCCGAGCAGCTGCGCCGCTACTTCCCGCAGGGCGGCTCCGGCCACATCCTGGTGACCTCCCGCAACCAGAGCTGGTCCCAGCACGGGGACGCGCTGCCCGTGGACGTCTTCCTGCGCGAGGAGTCGATCGAACACCTCCAGCGCCGGGCGCCGGGGCTCAGCGACGAGGACGCCGACCAGGTGGCGACCGCCGTGGGCGACCTGCCGCTCGCCGTGGAGCAGGCGGCCGCCTGGATCGCGGAGACCGCCACTCCCATCGACGCCTATCTCGAACAGCTCGCCCGGCAGGCTCCCCAGGTCCTCGGGCTCAACCAGCCGGCCGGCTACCCGGAACCGGTCGCCGCGACCTGGAACATCTCCATCGCCCGGCTCAAGGAGCGCTCGCCCGCCGCCGTGCGGCTCCTCCAGCTCTGCGCCTTCTTCGCCCCGGAACCGATCTCCGCGAACCTCCTCTACAGCAAGGAGATGATCGACGCGCTGAAGCCGTACGACTCCTCGCTCCAGGAGAAGCTGGTGCTGGGCCGGGTCATCCGGGAGATCGGCCGGTTCGCCCTCGCCAAGGTCGACCAGGTCTCCAACTCCATCCAGGTCCACCGCCTCGTCCAGGCCGTGATCAAGGCGCAGCTCAGCGAGGAGGAGCAGCGCGAGGCCCGGCACGTCGTCCACCGCATCCTGGCCGGCGCCCGGCCCGACGACGACGAGCCGATCGACAACCCGGAGACGTGGCCGCGCTTCGCGACGATCTGGCCGCACCTCGGCCCCTCCGACGCCCGCAACTGCAAGGAGCCGGAGACCCGCAGGCTCCTGATCGACCGGGTCCGCTACCTCTGGAAGCGCGGCGATGTCAGGACCGCGGGCGCGCTCGGCGACGAGCTGCGGGAGATCTGGCGGGAGAAGCTGGGGGAGCGGGATCTGCAGTACCTCTACCTCTGCTTCCACCTCTCCAACATCCTGCGCACCCGCGGGCGTTACGTGGAGGCGAAGGAGCTGGACGAGTTCACCCTGGAGCGGCAGCGGGCGGTGCTGGGGCCCGAGCACCCGCACACGTACATGACCACCAGCAGCCTGGCCATCGACCTCGGTCTGCTGGGCGACTACGCCCGGGCGATCGAGATGGCGACCGAGGCCCACGAGGGGTTCGGGCAGATCTTCCACGACTCCCACCCCCGGACCCTGGCCGCCGCCAACAACCTGGCCCTGAACCTGCGCAGCGTCGGCCAGTACGCCCGCGCCCGGGAGATCGACCAGGACGTCTACGACCTCCGCTCCCAGGTGCTCGGACCGGAGCACCCCTACAGCCTGTCCTCCGCGATGAACCTCGCCCGTGACCTGCGGGAGGTCGGACGGTACGAGGACTCGGTGGGGCTGCTCAGTACCACGTACAACAGCTTCAAGGAGACGATGGGCCGCAGCTTCCCCACCACGCTGAGCGCCGCGAAGAGCCTCGCGGTGTCGTTGCGCAGGGCGGGCCGGCTGGAGGACGCCCGCCGTCTCACGGTGGCGACCCGCGCCCGGTACCGGGCGAAGTACACCACCGCCAACCCCGATTCGCTCGCCTGCGACCTCAACCTCGCCGCGGACCTGTTCGCGGCGGGCGAGAGCGTCGAGGCGAGGGACACGGCGCAGGAGGTCGTCGACCAGTTCATGAAGGTGCCGGGGGAGAGGCACCCGTACACCCTGGCGGCACAGAACAACCTCGGCGTCTATCTGACGGGGGCCGGGGAGACGGAAGCGGCGGAGCGGGTGCTGAAGCTGGTCGTCGCCTCCATGCGGGAGACCTTCGGCCGCGAGCACCCGAACACCCTGTTCTGTGTGATGAACCTGGCCAGCGCGACGGCGGACCGGGGGGAGCTGGACATCGTGCTGAAGACGGAGCAGCGGCTGGCCGGACAGCTGCGCGAGGCGCTCGGGGCGCACCATCCGGAGACCCTGGCCATGTCCTCGAACATGGCGGTCACGCTCGCTGCCGTGGGGCGGGAGGACGAGGCGGTGCAGTTGCGGGCGGAGATCGTCCCCGAGCTGTCGCGCCAGCTCGGCGACGACCATCCGCTGGTCCGGATGGCCCGGACCGAGGAGCGGTTCCGGCGGGAACTGGAACCGATGTCGGTGTGACCGGACGGCCGGGAGGGCTCACCCTCCCGGCCGGCCGGCCCGCACGGTCCCGTCCGGGGGCTCCCGCTCGTCCAGCAGCCAGTCCAGGACGCGCGGGAGCATGGGGAACGCGTCGAAGTGGGCCGCCTCCGGTTCGAGTACGGCGGTGGCGCCCGGTATCTGCCCGGCCAGCCAGCGGGAGTGGCCGACCGGGGAGAAGACGTCCTGCACTCCGTGCCAGAGCAGCACCTTGCCGGTGATCCGGCCGGGATCGAACCCCCAGGGGCTGCAGAACGCGATGGCGTCGTCGATCCAGCCGTACGCCGAGGTGCGCAGCCCCTCGCTGTAGTTGCGCAGCAGCATGGAGCGGATCCCCGCGTCGTTGACCACCACCCGGTCGGAGTCGGTCAGCTCCCGGCGCAGGTCGTCCAGGAGCCTGACCGGGTCCCGGCGGATCTGCGCCGAGCGCATGATGAAGGACTGCGCAAGGCTCTCCGGGTCGTCGGCCGCCGTGGAGTACGCGAGCACATTGGACGCGGTCATCCCGTCGAACCAGTCGAGACCGGCCGCGTCCGGGGGCGCGAGACTGACCAGTGCCGCGGTCCGGGTGATCCGTTCCGGCATCAGCGCCGCGCAGGCCAGGGCGTGCGGGGCCCCGCCGGAGCGGCCCACCACGGCGAAGCGCTTCAGGCCCAGGGAGTCGGCGATGGCCCGGACGTCCTCGACGACGTCCTTGATCCGGCGGCCCTCGTGCCGGTCGCTGCCGCCGTATCCCGGGCGGTCGTAGGTGATCAGCTGCGTATGGCGCTGATACAGCACCATGCCGCGGGGAGCGGGCCCGAGCCTGCTGCCCGGGGTGCCGTGGAGGAGGAAGACCGGTCTCCCCCGTGGGTCGCCCATCCGCTCCACCATCAGATGCCGCCCGTCCGCCGCGAGCACCCGATTGCGCACCCGTTCCTCCTCCGCTCGGTCACCCGGCCGGCCCGGGCACGGTGCGCCCGGCGTGTGCTGCCCTTTCGATGATGACCCATCAGGGGCGTTACCGGGACGGTTGAGCGTCAGGAACTGTGAAGGTACGGGGAGGCTCCCGGCGGACGATTTCCGTCGGCATCCGGACGGGTCGGCACACCATCCGGACCGGCACCGGCGAATACCGGACAGGACTAGTCCTCACCCAGGGGCCGTCGACGGTTGCACCGGGTGTTCGCGATCGGAACCGACGTGGCAGGACCCGGGGTAGGTGAACACCTCGCGGGCGAAGCGTCGCTGTCGTGTGCACGTCTGGAAGTCGACCTTGTGTGCGTTTCCCCGCGTCGGAATAGTGGGCGCCCCATCCTCCGTGTACGAGCACCCCACTTGCTCCGTGCGCGGCCCCACAGGAGGTCGAAGTTGAAGCATCGACGTA from Streptomyces sp. CA-278952 carries:
- the fxsT gene encoding FxSxx-COOH system tetratricopeptide repeat protein, which codes for MSAGRDGRIVTFYSYKGGTGRTMALANTAWILAANGKRVLAVDWDLEAPGLHRFFHPFLDPATLGATTGVIDLITEYAWAATSPAQRPEDWHRDYARIQPHAVSLTPESLGWEFPQGGTLDFVSAGRQNREYSATVSTFDWDNFYDRFGGGHFFDALRDDMKANYDYVLIDSRTGLSDIADICTVHLPDVLVDCFTLSDQSIDGAASVARQIAERNTGRPIALYPVPMRIDEGEKEKADAGRALARLKFDRLPRDLSGDELTAYWGAVEIPYRPYYAYEETLATFGDEAGLSNSLLSAFERLVAVITDREITSMPPIGEEVRLRIRDAFTRRRPALPADLFLSYVAENRMWADWLESILTRAGFRVVPRDVSAERSPDEPADTTAESAARTVVLLSSAYLKSQRAVELWERTAAEAVGSGRRRLVPLRVGDVRLSAPYIDRNPVDLFRLDEVHATTAVMRALDRPVQVADGVSPGPRFPGTVPRIWNAPPRNPGFTGRSLVLERMRDQLGGGLAVVLPQPQTLYGLGGVGKTQVALEYVHRFMADYDLVWWISSEQTDDVVASLAELAVRLGAQGGDDMAAASQEAVDLLRRGVPSDRWLLVFDNADDPEQLRRYFPQGGSGHILVTSRNQSWSQHGDALPVDVFLREESIEHLQRRAPGLSDEDADQVATAVGDLPLAVEQAAAWIAETATPIDAYLEQLARQAPQVLGLNQPAGYPEPVAATWNISIARLKERSPAAVRLLQLCAFFAPEPISANLLYSKEMIDALKPYDSSLQEKLVLGRVIREIGRFALAKVDQVSNSIQVHRLVQAVIKAQLSEEEQREARHVVHRILAGARPDDDEPIDNPETWPRFATIWPHLGPSDARNCKEPETRRLLIDRVRYLWKRGDVRTAGALGDELREIWREKLGERDLQYLYLCFHLSNILRTRGRYVEAKELDEFTLERQRAVLGPEHPHTYMTTSSLAIDLGLLGDYARAIEMATEAHEGFGQIFHDSHPRTLAAANNLALNLRSVGQYARAREIDQDVYDLRSQVLGPEHPYSLSSAMNLARDLREVGRYEDSVGLLSTTYNSFKETMGRSFPTTLSAAKSLAVSLRRAGRLEDARRLTVATRARYRAKYTTANPDSLACDLNLAADLFAAGESVEARDTAQEVVDQFMKVPGERHPYTLAAQNNLGVYLTGAGETEAAERVLKLVVASMRETFGREHPNTLFCVMNLASATADRGELDIVLKTEQRLAGQLREALGAHHPETLAMSSNMAVTLAAVGREDEAVQLRAEIVPELSRQLGDDHPLVRMARTEERFRRELEPMSV
- a CDS encoding alpha/beta fold hydrolase, with amino-acid sequence MRNRVLAADGRHLMVERMGDPRGRPVFLLHGTPGSRLGPAPRGMVLYQRHTQLITYDRPGYGGSDRHEGRRIKDVVEDVRAIADSLGLKRFAVVGRSGGAPHALACAALMPERITRTAALVSLAPPDAAGLDWFDGMTASNVLAYSTAADDPESLAQSFIMRSAQIRRDPVRLLDDLRRELTDSDRVVVNDAGIRSMLLRNYSEGLRTSAYGWIDDAIAFCSPWGFDPGRITGKVLLWHGVQDVFSPVGHSRWLAGQIPGATAVLEPEAAHFDAFPMLPRVLDWLLDEREPPDGTVRAGRPGG